The sequence below is a genomic window from Hydractinia symbiolongicarpus strain clone_291-10 chromosome 10, HSymV2.1, whole genome shotgun sequence.
accctcaactatggcggatacctttttaattttcggattgtagaacttaccggtatctcgtttgtaggcttgttcgtcttcaaacaaaaccaatatacccttcaaagatttacaaggtgtattgaatgaccaattccacgttgtgtccgaaTTATCCactctaatttgtctatgtctcaaaaACCTGTCGTATAGTAAAGCCATGTTTTCatattcatttgaaatgaatctggctAAGGTTGggtgtgtcacaatctcatattcgagagatatgttagttattttgtatttagcatccggtgCCGGTGCCGTAGCAGAACCGGAAGGTTTGGCCGGAGTTGATAATACAACCCTGTCGTAATTATTGAATGTGATCTCATAACATAacctattacctaatccagcttgataatatgggatcgtgctatctaacatttcaaaatctagtggtatggtgaacttgtttttgtatgcatcagcaATGGCTTTGTCTGAGACATCAGATGCGTCTTTATCCGAAGCGCTTACCCTcaatttcatacagttttccGTACACCCATCATTGGATATGATGCCTTGTCTGATTGCATTTCTCTTTTCAtacttggttagccataaatctctgtagcatcctaaaagatcaaagtcatcaatgctcaaaatctcggtaccctcaaaCTTGATTGCtaactttttaacaatagctCTTCCAATATTAGAGACTAATGTTCTTTTCGTGTcggcttttgactcgagttcaacgtcgaaacttatttttgaaGTCCCTGGAACAATAACATCATCGCTACCTAAATTAGGAAACCTAATCAAAAGTAACTGGttttgatcaatctcacttggattGTGTgtcacaattactttttggtgtGATCCTTTTACACCATGAGCAGTTCTAAGAGAACGTTCAGGATTTAACCTTTTTCCGTATTCCATGTctgttattacttttattttatttttacttttatctcaGTTAGCGTATACTTCATTAGACCTATGACCTTTTATTCAACCCTATTGTCTGCCGTCTCTAATATGAAGGACAACTGTTGTTCCCGGATCTTTTACCAGATCTCCATTTTGATCGGTTATTTTCAAAGTAAGTGATTGAAGGTAACCaccctttagtttcttatattgctgGTTTTTGGGCTCAATATGTGTAACATCACCATACCCAGATATATGATATGTTAGCAGGTTATCGCTATATCtaccatttttaagatttaatgtATTATCCAATTCATTCAGATTTAAATGTAATTCTGTTATGTTGGTTagcttatttgttttgattactcGAGGGTCTTTGATTAATGGTGTGGATGTGACATCACCCGCTAAAGATGCGTTCAACTCCCTGCCGGTGTATTTTCCTTTCGGTAGCAACTTTTCGTCTTTTCCAATGGTCACTTTTAGTGGAGCTGTGATTCCATATGTAACATTGTCCGAAAACGTCTCTATGATCGCAACTTCTTTTGTGCCAGTCTTGTTGTATATGTTGtgatacaaatagattgtcTTTTCACTATTTACGTCATTTATTATGATATACATTCTTAAATTAGAGAGTGGaattatttaaatcaaaaagaatgGATAGCATTTTCAAATACAATCCCAATGCGGCctataagccaaatggaggaCGGGACCTTCAGATATTGGATGGAAAGGATCTATACAAACAGACCATTATTGTCTCCGAAAATGGCTCTTTTCCTGCtgtctttcctaatatttttactaatTACGAACTTAATCAAAACGAACAACGTATGAAAATTTGGAATGAACAACCGTTtaaattatggcaaacccaacTCAATTTTGCCACTTGGTGTGCTTCAAGTGCTTGTGGAGTCAGTTCCGAACACCTGAAAGAAGGTAGATCTATGATCAGATcggtatatcgttttcatgtctattatcacattagacgaatcattaagcgcttgcagacacctctaccttttgaagatagttttaatcaatatgacaatccttattcaaacgaagaatttctaaaaaaatgtgGTGAATATGACGTCGATTCTAATCctatgaaatacagaggtcattactttttcagctcatatcaaaaaagacgtaaaaactATCCAACTCCGGGCTTGAGTTATTTCACGAATGACTCCATGACACGATGGATTTTGGAAAAATCTAATGGCTTTACAAAAACAGGTCTTGTAAAGATTTCAAGCAGTGTTAGGGCGTAtgcttatcttgttcttagttcgcaAGCCTCATCCCGTTCTTCTATCTTGTGTAATGATTCGAGCGCTTTGACGgctcaaagagtttttatgaacaacCTTGAAGACATTATTAACCGTAGagttgatattcaggaggacattaaacgttatcaggatacgctaaactacgcttcaagtaaggttgattattcggttgaacaaggtatttatatgttacctagtgacatgaatctcaaaattaaaacaggagtggtaggttacaacaacaagattttaatATCAGGTGAAGATCTGACGATTGGGATTAATCGAAAGGttaatgttattgaaaaaacagctgaatcacataaaaagattCCTGATAGGACATCCGGTCCTATTCCTATCCATAGTACTATTACTACTAGTACtactgataaacacattactgcaccttaccacaaagatactcctacacatgaagatgagaagatcgctcttgtgattgctatgacaacaggttatttcatatggtatttgtttagataaataatgacgtcaattaaatgtcaatcaaaccagaataacaatagagaacaatgcattccttacataccaaatatccttagcaacggctactttcgttttgactttttcttatgtaaacaactttctggtatgtaaaatcctattgttataagcgtttgattgacagatgtttttacaagactcttgtaacaaaaaactgcttgcgtgttgttatttatgttttattatcattGATGGTATTACCACGTACGCTAGAGGCCATTATAGACAGAGTTGAATCCTATCACTGTAATGGGGGGTTGGGGGCCCAGGGGGGTGGGTGGGACACGGCGGGGATTGGGGGGTTGGGGACAGaaactcttctatcgttgatttaacggataTGATCTATGATttgacgtaaaatggtaaagtgctaaagGATTTTTGTCCTAACAtccgcattttcctatctctaataGCCTTGAAATTTGtgaaaaacatgtcaaaaatcaTGTCAGACAACAGTGCcagtatatttaaaaaagtaacaattGCCACCATGATTTTTGTTTGTATGTTGGTATAACTGTCAACTTCGtttccagggttttttgcctatTTGACGTCAAGGACGGCAGCCGTTTGCCGTCAAGTAAGGGCTAGCGGATCtgacatcaggcaacaaacccCGGGGACGAGGATAtgctatatttatatttatatcgaGGATATGCTATATAagctttatttctttattttgctttgaCAAATACTTCCAAAAATTCAAGACGAACTTAACTCAAGGGGAGAAATGAATGCAGCAGAAAAGattgcaaaaagaaaaaatgctgaATTAATGACTGATTTTCCTAATAATCGAAAACTTAAATACCTggcattttaaacaaattcaGGAAatttaatctatattataatgcccgtatacgtctgtccgtctgtccgtccatctgtcacgcaaaatggtagcttagctgcgatgggcgaacccatggatttttccacgggctaacgactagtttagaTTTAATACAGAAGCAAGATAACAGCTATTTGTGTTTTCTATTACGCATCCGTTAATTCcgtaatttaataaaaataacgaAGTTTAGAAAACCCCTGTTAAAAAAAGGCTCATAAGAAAGCTGTTTGGTAAAAATAGACACTTAAACACTGAAATAGAATTGAAATTGAAGCAGTTAAATAGTTATAATATCCCAATCAAGTATCTTTTTACTTCAAAAAACATCACAGATTCCTAAACATACTAAAGTAATCAATTTGCATGCCGAATTCAGTCCTTAGTAAAGTCCCTTCACCCCTGGAGCTCGATTTAGTTAAACAAAATCAACcttgtttaaaaattagatGGAAATAAAAAGTTGTCTATAATATAGTTGATCAAATGTTCCCTAACAGTCCATAAGAATATTTGCGATCAAGTTCGTTTTAACGCAGCCTTCATTCTTATCTGAATTAAGATGGGCACAAATCCCGCGTACGGACATTCACGGGACCAtgaagtaacgggaagttttaacaTCTTTGGGAATTCCGTCCTAACGGTTGACTCTTCCTCCACTCTGACTGTAACTATGTAACATTACCgctagagatacgtatagcattgctctaacttgcttacCTGCCACACAACGGTCAGTAGATGacaccaaatgggctgacaacactgcatttaaagtgcgccggagtgagggctcgaacctgaaaccttataattacaagtcgaatgcgctactactacaccatctccgctCAATCCCACGTTACGACAATCGCTTCAAAACTATTGATCAAAAAAGTGGCCGGAGAAGAAATAAGCTGTCTTAAAAAGATTTTGGATATAATCCGAAATCTTGACAACAAAACACTTTGACGAAATTAACTCTGTGTTTGTTGTCATTTTGAGTAATGTTAGCATAAAATCGATATTATTtacttataaataaaattttgtaacttttgtttTCCCCTTTATTTTTACTACTTAGTTTCAGTTCCACTTTTGATACACAATTTCTTTGATACAACTTTCTCTTTTCACCATAACCAGTGTAAACTTTATGGTTTATAGAGTTTTATAcaaatgacaaattaagaagtcTTTGACTGTGAAGGTTTACTAGTAAAACGCCACTTCCCGATGTTTCGTGGTACGAATTTATcgatattaaaatattttaaagtttcagggGTGTGCAGGGTAGATTTACTAAGGCGTGGCCTTGTCTCCTTTGCTTTCGGGGTGACTACGATTTTAGACCATCACTTCACAAATTTACTAAGTTAAATGTAAAATAGTCTCTTTTACCGCAACGGTGTTGTAGGTCTCTGTACCCTATTTTTAACTGAAGGCCAACTGGGTTTCAgttgtaaattaaaaatatcgtTTCCAGGTCTCTTTTCAAATTGAAAAGTATAACAATCGGTCTTTGTAAATAAGTTGGTTTTATTTTGATAGCGAGATTCTGAAAGTGAATTGTGTCACGAGTTCGCATGACAATAAAGGTAGCCACAACCGGGGTGAAACACTTCAACACAaaagtaaaatgtaaaaaacttaaaaaagatgGGATAAATATTATTTCAAAAACACGGAGATAAAAGATAACTTttgatttattaaatttaacatcacaaataaataaaaatttcgtttacgagtttatatttttattgctcTGTTTGACCCCCGGCgtacaaagttataaaaaaattatttacaaaggATCGAATTTCGCAAACGCCACAGTTCGTTTAGCTAAAAGTGTTAAGGCAAgcggaaattttattttctatactTTCTTTGAAATTGTTGCAGTGATTATTGgcagaaatttttaaaaggtgACAGTTTGTTTTGTCGACAAGAGTGTCATAAAACTGGTTTTTTTTGTACAATATATTGTCAAAAATTATTCAATGTCTTAAGAACcgtaaaaaaagaaatcattcaAATTTAAAGCTCTCTTCCTCTCGTCTTTCTCTTAGGTATTTTCGAAGAAAACACGTATACATCTAAAGAACGTTCAACATGGGAGAACTATCTTGTGGAATGACATGCTTGAGATACATACTTTTTGCTTTCAATTTTGTTTTCTGGGTAAGTAGTTGCATTTATTCTCTCTTTACTTATCGCAGCACAAACGCACACAAGCGCACACAAACGCACACAAACGCACACAAACGCACACAAACGGTTTACACGCGCtattcttttaataataattaattgcTATAAATATGTAAAGAAATGCGTTGCTATCTGTTACGTTTTTGTTAGATGTTCGCTTAAAGCAAtgtatgtatataaaaataacatttgtcGTTCGTTTCTagtcaatattaaaaaaatattaactttaGTTGCTCCATATTAATATGTTTGGACGGAATTCATTgacaaaaaaatagtaaaaaacgaCATTTTCTCTAGGAAGATCATAAAAATTAGTAAAACCGCATCGTGTGATGTCATTCCATTACCACACAATCGATGACAAAATCTGGATTTCTAGCGATGCTTCTCACGCGTGCAGATATACACATTGTAGAAAATAgtactgggaacgaggttgactaCTGTTGAACCGGGTTATCTATAACTGCTTTCAGGGAAAAATGGTAAAAGAAAGTGGTGCCATTTGTAAACCCAGcaagtaattaaaaattaaggttgGGGGGAAGGGGGGGATAATCTCACAAATTTTCTTTAAGCCCTTATccgactggtagccttgtggcAGAGCGTccgcttccagtgcgggaggtcttgggttcaagcCCCAGCCGAGTGATGCCAGAGACCATAAAAGTGCGAATCTATCCTTGCTGCTCAACGTTCAGCAtgaaaataggattgatatcttaggcggttgtctagttgagcggttgctgtgcttgcacgactttcgtagcttgAATGGGGGCTTCAAATACTCTTAAACCCCCTTCGTAGTACCAATGGGAACTGAAAAGATCAACCTGGATAAATAGtttgaataataataatctaaTCAGTAACAAAGAAAATTCTCAATAAATTTTACTTGTATCAGAACATTTGTCGGGATTCTCTAACCTACTGTCTTTTTTCTTATTATGACATCATTAGCCTACGTTGGCAAATacgatgtttttgttttttaaacaatattttttattttgtagataGGTGGGATTGCTTTAATGGGCGTAGGTATTTACAGCCGAGTTCAAGTTGGAAAATGGGATGATATAATTGATGATAGCACTGTTCCAAGCGCTGCAAATCTTATGATCATTGCTGGTGTACTTGTCATGTTGATTGGCTTCTTAGGGTGTTGTGGAGCTTGGAAACAAAACAAGTGTCTGCTTATCAGTGTGAGTTCTCAGCGCATGTTGACGCTCGACGTGTTTTAAGAATTGAAGATTCTTTTACAATGACAACGACAAGTTTTTGATTTACCCATAACTTTTTTGCATTGGTAACTTTCTTAAGTTATCACTAAACGTAaagaattgtatttttttacaaaaaagtggTTATAAACTATGTTCAGAAAACCAAGAAATTTTATACAAATGGTATCAGCATCTTAGAAAATCAAATTGATGGATAATATAATTATAATGCTTATAACATATGTAATTCTTacaaatttgtgttttttagtATGCGATTTGTCTCATTTTAATATTTGTGCTGGAAATAGCTGCTGGTATTTATGCGTATGTCAAAAGAGATGACATCCAGAAAGAACTGGAAACAGGACTGATGAAAGGCATCAATAACACCTATGGCGCACAAGATACAAAAGCTAATAAAGCTTTCGGAGATGCTATTGATTGGTTTCAAGAAAAGGTGAGTAAATGCTTTTAAGGATGATAGTTCTAGCTCTATACCAGTGGCCGTATTTTATTCTAAATAGTCGTCAAATGGCTAATTCGTGTTAAAGATGCATGAAATAGCGAAGGTTGGGACATGAACGACGTGTTCCGAGGGCCGTGATTTATaggcaggggcggatccagactttttcaagacttagtcaaaatattgctGCGCAGCAGTCTTGAGTTTAGCAGCTGGGGGTCTTagggggcgctgtaagccccgCAAGTGGGGTTTTTCGCTAATTTGAGCTTTGtgggtacaaaaatcgccgaaaattgtcttccgatttatctagttattaataaaattgacaaaaagagACGCTAAGCTCAAAATGGTTACGCAGTAACTTCACTTTAGAACCCTTGTAGAGTAGTtttattatatatgttataacGGGTGGACGAAAAGCACGAAATACCCCAATGCGGGAAATATGTGCGACGGGCGAAAAACTGAGGATTGGAGGACCCACGGGCTAAATACTAGTGGGTATTCATATGCATACATTTGAATGATATCCTATAAGCCTGTTTCATTTAGGTTGAATGTTGTGGTGCAAAGAAACCTCAAGATTGGTCAGAATCTGTATGGGCTACCAAAGCCAAAAAATATTATGTTCCAGACTCCTGTTGTAAATTAAGTGGTTGTAGTAAAAAGTATGGAGTCTCACTAGATCAGTTTGTAAATAGTGGAAAGATTTACAAAGAGGTATCTCTTACCTTCTCGTATGATTTAATACCGCAATACAGTTTATTGACATAGATATAACCTTCCGTGTGAATTCTTTTACGTTAAGGGGTGTGTTCAAAAAGGCAAAGATTGGGTCAAGGCCCATATAAGTTTAGTCGGCGGTGTAACCATTGGAGTTGCTTTTGTGCAGGTATaaatctaatttttttgttagttttttttaaaagatgagCAGTTGAATAAAcagttttattgttgttgtttcagcTTCTTGGCATTATCTTCGCCATCTTACTTTGTCGTGGCCTTGGAGATGAACATAAttatgaaaatgtttaaaaatgtgaTCAAACTTAGTTTGTAAATAATCTTATGAAGAGAGGAGAAGGGTGTTTAGTCTCAGCACAGTATATTCCTCACGACTATTATGTACCTTAGTGCTTACTGATATTTTCTGTGGtaaatttctttcctttttgTTCGTTATAACGCTCGGAACTTAAAAATTCTCATCGTTTTTTATATTCTGCACATCACCGACATCTT
It includes:
- the LOC130662462 gene encoding CD151 antigen-like; the protein is MGELSCGMTCLRYILFAFNFVFWIGGIALMGVGIYSRVQVGKWDDIIDDSTVPSAANLMIIAGVLVMLIGFLGCCGAWKQNKCLLISYAICLILIFVLEIAAGIYAYVKRDDIQKELETGLMKGINNTYGAQDTKANKAFGDAIDWFQEKVECCGAKKPQDWSESVWATKAKKYYVPDSCCKLSGCSKKYGVSLDQFVNSGKIYKEGCVQKGKDWVKAHISLVGGVTIGVAFVQLLGIIFAILLCRGLGDEHNYENV